A window of Macrotis lagotis isolate mMagLag1 chromosome 1, bilby.v1.9.chrom.fasta, whole genome shotgun sequence genomic DNA:
ACTATAGGGATGTTACATCTACAAAATCCACTACCCTCTGTTTATTCCCTGTTTCCAGCCTAATATTGGTGACTACAGCTATATTAATGAAGCAGAGAAGACATCAATTACTGCCCCTAGTTCTTCAGGATACACATTTTCAGCTAAAGGTGAGTTATTATTGAGAGGGTTGGAAGAAAATAGTATCTAATTTGAATAATGGTAATGACTAAACTTTACCCTAAGTTAGTGTTTACTACTTGTTCCTCCCTGCCATTTCCATGCCATCCCTCTGCTGCTATCATACTTCCATGTCACCCCTCTGCTGCTATCATACTTCCATGTCACTCCTCTGCTGCTGTCATACTTCCGTGTCATCCCTCTGCTGCTGTCATACTTCCATGTCATCCCTCTGCTGCTGTCATACTTCAATGTCATCCCTCTGCTGCTGTCATACTTCCATGTCACCCTCTGCTGCTATCATACTTCCATGTCATCCCTCTGCTGCTGTCATACTTCCATGTCATCCCTCTGCTGCTATCATACTTCCATGCCATCCCTCTGCTGCTATCATACTTCCATGTCACCCCTCTGCTGCTATCATACCTCCATGTCACCCCTCTGCTGCTGTCATACTTCCATACCATTCCTCTGCTGCTGTCATACTTCCATGTCATCCCTCTGCTGTTATACTTCCATGCCATTCCTCTGCTGCTGTCATACTTCCATGCCATCTCTCTGCTGCTATCATTCAATtaccttttcttctttgaagttTATTCCTTCAGCCTGTATCACCCTATCCAAATACTTTTTGCTCTTGATGCTTGGATCATTCCTCCTCTAGTTCCACAACATGACCATATACTTGGTCTCATCATCAGCTGACAGCTCTTAACTCCATTATCTTGAACTCTAAAATTCAAATACCACAAGTTCTTTtcattctgtttcttcctctatttcACTTCTCTTAATCCTTTAATGTGCTCTCACCAAGGACTCCATTTCATCCCTACTGCCTTTTCAGTCCCCATCCtgttcttatttccttcccttttcatacAGTCAGTTACTTTTGTGTATCAAGGACTTTGtgacttccttaccttcttgTCCTTTTGATTCTCATGTTACCCATCCCCAATCCTGGTTTACTTCTACCACatgccttctcttttcctcctggTACTGCAGAACATTTAATTGAATTCCAATATAAATTTATGTTAATCTAATCTCAACTAGGATCTCACTACCCCACAGCAATCCTTTCCTTATCTATTGATATCTTCCCTGTTGCCTgcaaatatattcaaattttcCCCAATATTAAAGAAAACAATCACTTGACCCTGCCATCCCTTTAAGCTATCATTCTATAACCTGTCTTCATTTCAAGGCAAATTTCCTAGGAAAAAGCATCTAAATTCTATTTCCTTACTTTCTCATTTGCTGCTTAGCAATCTTATCTCATTACTACACTGAAGCTACTTTCTCTACAATTGCCATTGATCACTCTATTGCTAAATCTGATTTTCTCATTCTCATGCTTTTACCTATTTGTAGTTTTTGATACTATTGACctatcttcctctgaaaactcCTCTGGCGTTCTTGATACTACGTTTACTGGTTCTCTTATTTGTCCTACCTGCTCTTCCCTCTCAGTCTCCTTTACCTGAGTCACCTATCTCCTACTCCCTTataggagggagaaaggggaaaaggaaggatatCCACCAAAGACCTTTCTTGGGCCTTCTTCTCTCTCCACATGCCCTCTTGGTAGTAGTTTTATTGGCTCCCACAGGTTCAGTGATCATTTCTGTAGTGTTGACTCCCAAATCTCTGTATCCAACCCTAATTTCTCTCCTGAGTGCCACATAACTGTCTACTAGATATTTGTTCCTGGATATTCCTTGGCTCCTcgaactcaatatatccaaaattgAACCTATAACTTTAGAGAAGGGCATTCCTTCCAAAATTTGTCCTTATTTCTCTTGAGTGCACCTCCATCTTCCCTATCACTCAGATTTGTAATATGATATTGGAGTTAGTGACTCTTCACTTTCTCTCATTCCTCATAGCTAATAAGGTGACATATCTTGTCAATTCTGTTTCCACAACATATCTCCCAAATAtggtcctcttctctcttttcattagGCCACCACCCTAGTTCAGGCCAACATCaactctactactactactactactactactactactactactgtaaTCACcacctaattggtctccctgcttgTAATCCTTTCCCTGCCCAATCCAGTCTCTGCACAGAtgccaaaataatttctaaagcaCAAGTCTCACCATGCCACTACTTTGTTCAATAACATTTAGTGATCCCTGTTGATtctagtataaaataaaaattataatttgacattcaaagactGTCCAATCTGGCTTTGGTTTACCTTTCACAGcttatttcacattactttttATAAACTAGCCAAACAGTTATATTTGCAGTTACCCAAACATGGCATTTCATCTCCCACCTCTTTATTGCATAAAAGTAAATCTACTATGCTGgcaatgctttccctcctcacatctgcctcttagaatccaaGACTGCAAGTTCCCATCTCTTAAGGGATGCTTCTATGATTTCTCCAAATGATaattctcctctcctcccctcatcCACCAGCTTATCTTATAGTTAATTCTCTGAGTATATATTGTATTTCTTCAGTAAGTTCCCTAAAggttaatttttcattttgtttccccATATCCAACACACTGCACTATCCATGGTAGGCATGTAATAATATATGCTTGTTGTTTCTATAACATTTTACTATTGCCAAGTTATACTAACTTTCTGAGTTTTCAGAAAGTCTTTACTCCCGACCAGCTTAATTTTGGAGTGGTTAAATTATTGCCTCTAGtttttctatgtttcttttttcttttttttttttttacattaaatccATTAGCATCACCTGTTATGCTGGCCCGGGAAACAGATGTCAACACACAAGACAGTACTCAAGGCTTGGGGTTCAGACTTCATTCCTGCCAAGAGATATTCCAGGATTTAAATCAATGCACAGATGGTATCAGTTCAGTACCAAAGCATTCAAGTAGCTATCCAACCATGTCACCTTCCTTACTCCGCCTGCCACACCAAGAGCCACCGGACCTAGCCAGCAAGACACTTACTCCATTCAGCAAAAAGAAATCAAGCTTCCTTAAAGAAAGGGACTGTGAAGACTTTTGGGAGATCTTTTCAGAGAACATAGACTGTACATCCCAGAACAGTCTAAATACTAACAAGACATGCTCTTCATctgccccttccttctccccagaGCAGGAGGTTTCGAAAAAGCCTGCTTCAAAGAAGCAGCAAATTTCATCAAAGGGCTTCCATAGTTGCTATGGCTCATGTCTTAACTGTTTAGGTTTATCTCCTGATATATGACTGTTGCTGCTGTAATAGCCTTTTTACTTACTGGCttatgtttaagaaaaaaaaaaaagcttgactCATATATACATGCTAAACACTTTTAAAATGCACCATATTTTATGTAGAAGAAAATGTCTGTTCCTTCCATCATCATTCTACTGCTATTCATAGCTGGTATAGGCTTAGTTCTATATACATTCTGGGCTCCTGATTCTTAAGTTATTCCATGTTACATTGTAAAGATGCTAAAAAGTTTACTTTCTGCAGGGTTCACCTCTCTTGACTCCCTTTGTAAGGGAGAGATCAACTTAATGATTTCCCTAAAACATATTTAATTCTTCAGTTCATGTATTAAGCAGTTATAGGGTGCAGAACACAATGCTAGTCAGTGAAAGGGAGAAGTATGTTTGATCTGGCATTCTAATACCATTCAGGGGAAATAGGTAGGTGGTATTTTATGCACATAAACAACCCTTTTGACTTTATGATAgggatctatatatatatacatatgtatatatacatatatagtatgtatatatacatactatatatagtatgtatatatacatatagcctGAATGCATATGGACCTAGAGCATGTTGTCAGACAGACTATGGTCCTCAATAGTACTGTTTACAACTTATGATTTAATAAAAAGGAGGACCTGCTCTGAGTGACtgtactacctttgtgaccttgggtacatTACTTATCCTGTCTGTGACTTAGTTGCCTCATGTTTAAAAAGGGCATTGATTTAAATAAcatctaagatctcttctagccctaaatctttgatcctgtgACTTAACCTATATTTTCTTAGTATATCATTTCATGTGGACTCTTTACAACATGGCCATTTTTACTTTGCTTCTCTTAAACTTGACAACAAATTTTCTTTGGGTATTGGACAAGGACCATTTCAGAAACTCTGTAACCCTTACAGAGTTCCATAAAAATGAGCCAGATCATAAGTAGCCAGCCTTGGAAAGAAACACTACATTCTTTGTTGAGCTACAGTGTTAATTTTCTGACTGATTTACACTTAGCTCAAAAACATCCATTTCCTATAGCCTAAACCAGAAGAATTGAAGACACTGCTCCAGAGTGCAAATCAAATTAAAGTGCAATTGGgaaatttgacaaaataaaaatacaataaaacttcagTGTTACATTTTAAAACCAAGTCTTTATGCACCAGCAAGGATCCTTATGGATAGATTAGCCgcttttctatttgaattctgACACCACTGCCTAGAGATCCCTTTTTTAGGCCAAATCCACTGAGAATACATCAAGATTATGAACAAATATTAGTCACTGAATTTAGGTCCTTTGTCCCATTCTATCCACAACAGGTTGTAGAAATGGTGGCAATGACATGAAGTATGCAAGGTTGAGTGGAGAGTCCTACCATCCCTCATTTATATCCAAATTGATGAAATCAGTGGTATGTAACATTATGATGGTacaaaatttcaaggaaaatgaCCTATACTCTTATACtttagaaagatagaaaaaggTATAGATTCTTTCAAGCCTCTAGGGAACAGAAAACAACATGTAGATGTGACCTAACAGCCTTCCCCCAGTtcccatcattcattcatttattcctatgtaaATAGAGATATTAATACTTgggaatatgaaaatatatgttaaTGCTTGGACAGTAACAGGAAGAGAGGTTGGTGTGATATGATACGATACATTTCTTGAGTGAGTCCCCAAACATGGCAACTAAACTGGAAGAGTCCAAGCTGGAAATAAATTGGCTCACTTTGCTTTCCAGAGCCTGCCTCCTAAATCTTAACTGGAAGAAGGGGtggaaaataagcaaatatatttttcatatgctTTCATCCCAATCCTTCAGAAAACACAAGCTTCTGGAATGTAGCTATTGGAAGTCAATAAGGTCAGCATGTTCACTCTTACGGAGTACCTGGGGATAAGATAGAAGCTTAAAGATTGAGAGAGATCAGCCAAGGGCAAAGAGATTAATGACTTGCCTCAAGGATCTGAACTAGGAATTATGAATTTACAATCCATATAGTAAAGGCCCTTTGTTTTATAAATAGAAGTAACGTGCCCAAGGCGACATGACACAGGTGGTAAGAAGCAGGCCCTAGCTTTAAACCTAGTTCTTATGAATCCAGTGTTTATACTATGCCCTATTGCATTCTGAATCACTAGCTGTTTCCTTCTGCATTTCCTCTGTTCCATACGAGTGACTTTCCAGAATATTGTTCTTTAACATAATCAAAAGCATATCTTTGAAACTAAGAGCTAGTAGTATTTACAATAGGGAAACACTAGAAGCTTGAGCAAAGAAAGGCTGTTTCCTCGCCCCACTATCACTTGACAATATCctagaaatgttagttatagTAATAATATAACAGAATTGAAAGCATAAATAATAGCAAAGAGGATACTTGCAGAGGATATAATATACTAAAGAACTGGTAAAGTAAGGCTATTAATAGTGTTAAGTAGCAGGATTCAAAATCACAAAAATCATTTCTATGTGGTACTAACCAAATTCAAAATTACAGAATGAATAATATAGGAGTTAATTTTCAACAAAGGACAACTACAGTAGAAAACACTTTACAGAAGTAAAGGAGGACAAATAATTGAAGAGATAATCCGCTTATGGTTGGACTgtgataatataattaaaatgagacTAAATCAATTTACTGATTTAGTGCTACATCAAATTACTAAAGGGAAACAATAGAATTAGACAAAACAATTATTTGAAGGAACAAAGATTTAGAATcccaagaaaaatgagaaaagtactAAGGGAATTTAGCATTAGTTGCATTCTAAGTCTAAATAGTAGttattaaaacaattttcctgATTAAACAATTCATTAGAGGAACAGATTAGAAAATCAGTCAAAAGGATTGAACACAGTACTGCAGAATTTgacaaactcaggaagataaattacTTGAGGGacttctttgctaagaaaattggaaagcagttgGGCAGAAATCAGGTTTAAATCATCactttaggataaaatagaatGGGGAGGAAATATTTTTTACTACTAGATTAAGGGAAGAATTCAGTTTTTAATGGTACCTTTTGTTTTTtcaccttcattttaaaatatagcctttcctccctcctcatctGTAGAGTTatcctttataataaaaaaggaaaaaagcagttAAAACTAATATATCAAGCGTATCCAATATTTCATGCAATATTGTACACCAATAGTTCCTACCTCTGGAGATGAggtattttttcatgttttcttcaggGTCTTACTTTATCATTATGGTGGGTTTTTTTAGTTCTGCTTACTTGACATCAATTCACATAAGTCTTATAAGTATCTCtgaatcaatatttttcttttttaaaatttatttctattctgaACTTACTTCCAATAAATAAAATgggcattttatatacatatgggATAGAAAAAAAGGACTGAAAATTTAATTGCATATctattatttacaatttttctttttaaggatatAATAAGTTTTCACTTACAGCTTTCAAAgctgtttatatttctttctggccctttctgcattttttaaaagatatttcagccttccatcctttcctttcttttttgtctattatattcataatttctctTACCCTCCTATAATTTCcccactgaaaaaagaaaaaatccttgtAGCAAATAAGCATAGCCTAATACAAATccacatgtccaaaaatgtatgtattACTCTACATCTACATATGTCTTACTCTTCTTTAACAGGAAGGTAGGTAGACTGCATCATCATCTGAAATCAATTTATCTAATTAGAGTTCTCAAATCttctttataatgttctctttgttcCACTCAGTTTCTATCACTTCATAACAGACCTTACAATTTTTTAATTCCATCCTCCAACAGATCAGCACCCACTTAATTTCCAGCAAAATCTTTTGCTACTactaaaagagctgttataaaaagttctgtgtatatatgtacgtgtgtgtgtgtgtgtgtgtgtgtgtgtgtccttttccatgatctctttggagtatagGTCTAGGAATGGTATAATTGGGTTGAAGGGTACATCACTGCCTATTTTTCCTGGAGTCCCTCCAaaacttgtcattttcctttttttgttaatcTTGCCAGTATGTTGAGTGTAAGGCAGAACTttagaattgttctaatttgcactTAGAtgatttttggtaaatattc
This region includes:
- the LOC141505929 gene encoding rab11 family-interacting protein 2-like isoform X1, whose protein sequence is MDQDQERAPHEGKVAKEKEWYPTHVQLTVLRAQNLHAKGRSGFSNAYVIIRLQKQKYMTSVVRHNLSPEWKEDCILQLPGKLDVWEDPNLVLTVKHHSHWFADQFLGQISISLKQLFQDKTKRNNEWFILQSKSRKTNKHLGRLQLSIQFMEITGQVREPVFPKDSGSGSSFGKLHSRLMNKRSKIYKANHFTMPNIGDYSYINEAEKTSITAPSSSGYTFSAKASPVMLARETDVNTQDSTQGLGFRLHSCQEIFQDLNQCTDGISSVPKHSSSYPTMSPSLLRLPHQEPPDLASKTLTPFSKKKSSFLKERDCEDFWEIFSENIDCTSQNSLNTNKTCSSSAPSFSPEQEVSKKPASKKQQISSKGFHSCYGSCLNCLGLSPDI
- the LOC141505929 gene encoding rab11 family-interacting protein 2-like isoform X2 — encoded protein: MTSVVRHNLSPEWKEDCILQLPGKLDVWEDPNLVLTVKHHSHWFADQFLGQISISLKQLFQDKTKRNNEWFILQSKSRKTNKHLGRLQLSIQFMEITGQVREPVFPKDSGSGSSFGKLHSRLMNKRSKIYKANHFTMPNIGDYSYINEAEKTSITAPSSSGYTFSAKASPVMLARETDVNTQDSTQGLGFRLHSCQEIFQDLNQCTDGISSVPKHSSSYPTMSPSLLRLPHQEPPDLASKTLTPFSKKKSSFLKERDCEDFWEIFSENIDCTSQNSLNTNKTCSSSAPSFSPEQEVSKKPASKKQQISSKGFHSCYGSCLNCLGLSPDI